In Propionispora vibrioides, a single genomic region encodes these proteins:
- a CDS encoding D-isomer specific 2-hydroxyacid dehydrogenase family protein produces the protein METKIAIVNSSSFGNIFSEHIERLEALGEVKRFTLPKDVGGKELAEHLQGYGIIIASVTAWYNEEFFEYKDKTLLISRHGIGYNNIDVAAATQKGTLVTKVSSLIEREAVAENAVALLMTVMRKVREASFKAKAGKWAERAKFVGNEIKGKTVGVIGFGNIGSRVGEILKNGFNAELIAYDPGLPTEQIKEKGATPVSLEELLGTADIISLNACITQDNYHLLSAREFALLKKHVFIVNTARGELMDETALRAALDNGTVAGIGLDVIEGEPITETHPLLAYENVVITPHTSAYTYECLYGMGDKVVTDVERVLAGKVPEDVINTELLARR, from the coding sequence ATGGAGACTAAAATTGCGATTGTGAATTCCAGCAGTTTCGGGAATATCTTTTCGGAGCATATCGAACGGTTGGAAGCCCTGGGCGAAGTAAAACGTTTTACTTTGCCGAAAGACGTGGGAGGGAAGGAGCTTGCCGAGCATTTGCAGGGGTATGGAATCATTATTGCCAGTGTAACGGCCTGGTACAATGAGGAATTCTTTGAGTATAAGGACAAGACGCTTCTGATATCTCGCCATGGTATTGGCTATAACAATATTGACGTGGCAGCGGCTACCCAAAAGGGAACTCTTGTCACCAAGGTTTCCAGCCTAATCGAACGGGAGGCTGTGGCGGAGAATGCGGTGGCTCTCTTAATGACGGTTATGCGTAAGGTGCGGGAGGCTTCATTCAAAGCCAAAGCAGGCAAGTGGGCGGAGCGGGCAAAATTTGTTGGCAATGAAATAAAAGGGAAAACGGTTGGTGTCATCGGTTTTGGCAATATTGGCAGCAGAGTGGGCGAAATCTTAAAAAATGGTTTTAATGCCGAGTTGATTGCCTATGATCCAGGCCTTCCGACAGAACAAATAAAAGAAAAAGGCGCTACTCCGGTTTCGCTGGAAGAACTGCTTGGTACAGCGGATATTATTTCTCTGAATGCTTGTATAACCCAAGATAATTATCACCTGCTTTCGGCCAGAGAGTTTGCTCTTTTGAAAAAGCATGTCTTTATCGTTAATACGGCCCGCGGTGAGCTCATGGATGAAACGGCGCTTAGAGCTGCTTTGGACAATGGAACGGTAGCGGGAATTGGCCTCGATGTGATCGAAGGGGAACCGATTACCGAGACACATCCTTTGCTGGCCTATGAAAATGTAGTCATTACGCCTCATACCTCCGCTTATACCTATGAATGCCTGTATGGTATGGGTGACAAGGTAGTCACCGATGTGGAGCGGGTACTTGCCGGGAAAGTTCCCGAAGATGTTATTAATACAGAATTATTAGCTCGGCGCTAA
- a CDS encoding bifunctional 2-keto-4-hydroxyglutarate aldolase/2-keto-3-deoxy-6-phosphogluconate aldolase: MLKKYQTVQRIIDVGVVAVVRAENEEQAQQIAAACIAGGVTAIEMTFTVPGACKVMESLAKTYSPDQLILGAGTVLDPETARIAILSGASYVVTPMLSLPTIVLCNRYHIPVMPGAATARDALEALEAGADVIKVFPGELYGPKVIKAFKGPLPQANFMPTGGVTPENTAEWIKAGAVAIGAGGALSGPAAKGDYAAVTDNARKFIEAVKEARS; encoded by the coding sequence ATGCTAAAAAAATACCAGACCGTGCAACGAATCATTGATGTTGGTGTGGTTGCGGTTGTACGCGCTGAAAATGAAGAGCAGGCCCAGCAAATTGCGGCCGCTTGCATCGCAGGAGGGGTCACCGCCATTGAGATGACTTTCACGGTGCCGGGGGCTTGTAAAGTCATGGAAAGTTTGGCGAAGACCTATTCGCCGGATCAGTTAATATTAGGGGCAGGCACCGTATTGGATCCGGAAACAGCTCGAATCGCTATTTTGAGCGGCGCCAGTTATGTGGTGACACCGATGCTGAGTTTACCAACGATTGTCCTGTGCAACCGGTATCATATCCCGGTCATGCCCGGCGCCGCAACAGCTAGAGATGCTCTGGAAGCCTTGGAGGCGGGAGCTGACGTGATCAAAGTATTTCCCGGTGAGTTATACGGACCTAAGGTTATTAAAGCTTTTAAAGGTCCCTTGCCCCAGGCTAATTTTATGCCGACCGGCGGGGTAACGCCGGAGAATACCGCCGAGTGGATCAAAGCAGGGGCGGTGGCCATCGGCGCCGGCGGAGCGCTTAGCGGTCCGGCGGCCAAAGGGGATTATGCCGCGGTAACGGACAATGCCCGAAAGTTTATTGAAGCGGTGAAAGAAGCCCGCAGTTGA
- a CDS encoding phosphoglycerate dehydrogenase, translating into MYKVLVTARSVARCQECIDLLRQNGCEVIDGAGDVPRNEQEMLKLIPGMDAVIAGVDEINAPVIVAGKPTLKVISRNGVGYNTVDVQAARENDVTVTLSVGTNNISVCELVFGLLLAVSRNIVRQSEAVRAGGWQRVQGMELYGKTLGVVGTGHIGAEVIKRAHAFGMKTLAFDLYPRTELTGLYGTQYVSLDKLYREADLITLHVPATKDTVGMINQQVLDSMKNSAILINTARGDLVEEAALAAALKAGKIAGYGADTTQEEPPGKDHPFIQLPNVVITPHCGGYTREAVVRSSVTAGEEVLRVLKGETPLFPVK; encoded by the coding sequence TTGTACAAGGTATTGGTCACCGCCCGTTCGGTTGCACGCTGCCAGGAATGCATTGATCTATTGCGGCAAAATGGCTGTGAGGTAATTGACGGTGCCGGTGACGTTCCGCGTAATGAGCAGGAAATGCTAAAGCTTATCCCAGGAATGGATGCGGTTATTGCCGGTGTGGATGAAATAAATGCACCGGTGATTGTTGCGGGCAAACCGACATTAAAGGTAATCAGCCGTAATGGAGTGGGCTATAACACGGTTGATGTACAGGCGGCACGTGAAAATGATGTGACGGTAACATTAAGTGTAGGAACGAATAATATTTCGGTCTGTGAGTTGGTATTTGGCCTGCTGCTGGCCGTAAGCCGGAATATTGTCCGGCAAAGTGAAGCGGTTCGTGCCGGTGGCTGGCAAAGAGTTCAGGGCATGGAGCTTTACGGTAAGACCCTAGGGGTTGTCGGGACCGGCCATATTGGCGCTGAGGTGATAAAACGGGCCCATGCTTTTGGCATGAAAACACTGGCTTTTGATTTATATCCGCGAACAGAGTTAACGGGCTTATACGGGACGCAGTATGTAAGTCTGGATAAACTGTATCGGGAAGCCGATCTGATCACGTTGCATGTTCCCGCGACCAAGGATACGGTGGGCATGATTAATCAGCAGGTATTGGACAGTATGAAGAATTCAGCCATTTTAATTAATACGGCCCGTGGGGATTTAGTTGAGGAAGCGGCGTTGGCGGCTGCTTTGAAAGCTGGAAAAATAGCAGGTTATGGTGCCGACACAACACAGGAGGAGCCTCCAGGAAAGGATCATCCATTTATTCAATTGCCGAACGTGGTGATTACACCTCATTGTGGTGGCTATACCCGGGAAGCAGTCGTACGCTCTAGCGTGACTGCCGGGGAAGAGGTACTACGGGTACTCAAGGGAGAAACCCCGTTGTTTCCGGTGAAATAG